The Mustela nigripes isolate SB6536 chromosome 8, MUSNIG.SB6536, whole genome shotgun sequence DNA segment GCCCACCATGGTACACAGAGGAGGCTCCACAAGCTTCCTTGGCGAATGGGGAGGCCAGGCTGATGGGGAAAACCAGCAGGCCCACAGTGATAGAGGTGGCTGAAGAGAGCAGGAAGGAACACAGTGTGTCAGTCAAGGGGCTCTGGGCTACCCTCATCCCAGGACTCACTGATCCACCCTCCTATCTACCCACCCGTGCATCAACCCATTCACTTACATACTGACTTAAAACCTATCCTTTTAGTCCATCACTCAACTAGTCCTCCACCCAGCTGTCCATCTACTCACCCATCCATTCAACAATATTCTAACCCTCCCATCTCTTCATCCCCCATCCACCTATCCATTCACTTATCTATCCATCTGCCCATCTGCCTACTTAGTCACATGTACCCcaccatctatccatccatctgcccacccatccatctacccacccaaCCATCCCACTACCCATCTACCCACTCaaccacccaaccatccatccacccacccaaccatCTCTGTccacctacccatccatccatccatccatccacccaaccatctGTCTACCCACCTATCCATCCACTCACCCAACCATTCATttgtccacccatccatccacacacccaaccatccatctatccattcattcacccatccatccacctacccatccatccattcacccaacCATTAGTCATCCACTAATATATCTATAGATCCATCCATCAGTTCACCTACTTACCTATCcactctctcattcattcattcaccaaccCACCTTTCagtgcatgcattcattcatcacAACTGTTACAGGTGTGCTCTGTTGGGCACTAATGACACTAAAGAAATAAACTATACACCTCCTCACCTTTAAGGCACTCTCAGTGCAGAAGAATCACATAACCCTAGCTCCTCTTGCTGCTCTTCAGCCACATTGGTCTGCTTATAGTTCTGTGACCCTGCCTTGCTCCCTTGTCTCTAAGCTTTTGCCCCCAGTGTTCCCATTACTGAAGTTACCTTCTCTATTTGACCAATTCCCACCTGTACTTCCAGACTCAGATACCTCCTGTAGGAAGCCTTCACTAACATCCTCTATCCTCCTGGGATTTGTCCTTGTATCTTATGCTCATCCCTATCTTATCAAATACCCACTGAGTTGTAACTACCTGAtgcaccctgcccccaccagacACCGCACAAGCCTAGGACAAGGACTATATATAGCTCCATccattgattcaacaaatatgtagtgagcatctattatgtgcaaaggcactgtgccaggtgctAGCAATGTCAAGGCAGACATGtccttgccctcaaggaactaATGTAGTGGAGAGAGATGAACAATGATCAAGCAGGCAGATAAGTCTTAAGTGCTGTGAAAAATGCAGAACAAGGTGAGAGGTAGGAGAATCTCAGGAGAGGGGAGCTCCGTTACCTAGAGGTCATGGACGATCTCACTGAAGCAGTGCTATTTGAGCAAAATAGAGGAGCAAGGCATGTAAGATCTGAGaaaagagaatcccaggcagagcATACAAATGTGGTGCATGATGGAATGGAAAGCAAGCCATGTGGCTGGAGCAGGTTGAGCCTGGCAGAAGGGGTAAGAGGTGATACTGGTGAGGGAGTGAGGGTTTCATCAGGCAGAGCCTCCTCAGCCATGACGAGGAGTGTGGATTTTACTTTGAGTGTAACAGGAAGTCACTAGAGGCTAGATAAACCAGTTTGAGTGGCCTGATCTAATTTCAGTTTTGACAGGACCTGTTTGGCCAGCATGGCAGACAGACTCTAGGAGTCAAAGGTGGCAGCAGAGAGACATGTGAGGTGATTGTCACTCTAATCCAGGTGAGAGGGGATGGGAGATTATTTGCATGAGGGTTGCAGTCAAGCCCTCGGCTATACCATCCAGAGCCTAGGTGGGACTTAGAGAAAAGCAACCCTCCTGGGGAGTTGCAGCCCTGCCATTTCACAGCTTAGTAAGTGGAGCATAGCCTAGATTTCAGCATCTCTCAGCCCTCAGCTGGCTcctttgtgcagtgcacaacctgctCAGCTGTGTATGGTGGTCCCGGTAAAGATGATACAAAGTGgttgagtgagagagaaacaaaggggTACAGACTGTTAGAACTGGGTTTAGCTAAGGGCAGGAGAGAGTGATGTTAAGTATACCACTCCCTCCCCATCATTTCTGGCTTGCTAAAGGACCAGAAAGTCTTCAATCCTAGGATTTATCTCTGAGATTCAACATGCTCACAggtttattcattctttccttccttcattcattcaacaaacatgtttGGAATGGTTACTATGTGATAGTGGATTTACCTGCAGCTGCCTGCACCCCTGGCATTGGGCCACTGCCCCTTCTGGGACACAGCCCTTTGGGGGCCAGGGCCCAAGATAGGAGGAGAACTGACTGCATTAAAGGCCAACAAGAGCCATCCTCCAAGGAGAATTGCAGCTGAGACCTgccaggaagaaagaggagggtgGGTTTTgaatggggcgggggtgggggggtggggtatgTCTCTCTGTTTACTGGCCAGCTACTGAGTCCTCAAAACCCCAAGAGGTCTGTGCTATCATTACCACCATTTTACATGTACacaaactgaggcccaaggaggtGGAGTCATTTGCCTCAGGACACACAGCTAAttaagtggcaaagccagaattAATACCCAAACTTACAACCACCATACCCCACCTTTATGACTACCTGCTATATGGCGGGATCACCAGGAGAGGCACCTTTGTAATCATGGGTTTCAGAGGCTTTATAATCTTCCTTATTTACTCCCAGTGTTGGCCTGGGAGTCCTGACCCCTTGTCCACATTGTTGAAATTAGTGATGCTCATTGTAACAGACTTTCAACACTATAGCTGTGGTTTTCAAACTTAGCGGTGCACAGAGGGTGGCCAGGTAGGTGTATGCAGGTTGTACACTGTACAACACTTGCAGATGCCTTGGGATCATCCTGGATTTGTATATTCATTACAATTCTTGTCCAGCAGATGGCAGTACAGTGTCCTGAAGAAGGGGGACCTTTTCTTAATCTGTACTAAGGTGCTAAATGGACTTGGAACTGCCTTCAGAATCTGGCTGTTTGCTAAAATGCAGATCGCTGGACAGCACCGCACACCTACACACTCAGAGGCTCAGTGTGGGGAACCAGAACTTGGCCTCCCACACCCCTGTCCTGGCTCTGGTGGATTTGATAGCACCCCTGAGGTCCCCGCCCTGGTCTTACCTTCCAGGCAAAGTCAGGAATATCGTCCAGGGACCTGAAGGTCCCACAGCTCTGGTTCCAGCTGTCACCCCGAGGCCAGGAGCAGTAGGTAAGGATGCCAAAGGAGAAGGTGTGGGACTGGAACCAGGCAGGAGAGATGAGGCTAAGGGCCGAGATGCAAGCTAAGGAGAGTCCCAGGGCTGCCCAGATGCTGCCCGCCATCAGGGACCTTCAATGACCTAAAGGTCGACAGGCAAGATGAGGGGTGGAGGCTGCTGGGAAGGAGAGGAACAGGAACTGGTGAAGGTGTCCCCCAGTCAGAGACCTGATCCCCAGCCTCCTTTCCACCTGGTGATGCAGAGGGAAGTCGTCAtatctggggagggggtggggctttGCTCTAATAAGTTCTGGAAGTATGATAACCCCAAATTGTAGAATAAATGTGATTAAATAGAACTTTGAACACTTCCACTCTGTATGGAACATCGTCATTACTGGTCCAGGCAAGGCCTGTCCCatatttccttcctcccttcatttgctcattcattcattcctcggCCCCTCAAGTATTGCACTGTCCAAAAGGGCTGCTTCTCCCCAGAAGGGGCAccattttctaaatttcacaCAGATGCTGTGTTTCCAGCAGCCACCCTACCCATTAGCTCACTTCTCCCAATCACTGACCAATGTAATTATTTAATTGTATCTTTTTGTGTGGATGTTATTTTTGCAAAATGGGTATTGTtccatatgtgtgtatttgtttaaaaagacttatttattttatctgagagagagagtgagagagagcatgagcaagaaggaaagggagaagcaggctccccaccgagcaaggagtctgacatgggactggattccaagaccctgggatcacgacctgagctgaaggcagactaccaaccaactgagccacccaggcacctcagtgtgtatttttaatttatgtaattgacattattttatatgttgCCTTTTGCTGCCTACTTGGGGCACCAAGCGTGATCCTTTTAGGGTTGAgctgtgtttctgtgtgtatgcCTATTCCATTTAACTTGGAGTTTTCCAGAAGCAGATCCTGAGACAAGGGTTTGGTTGTACTTGGGAGGTCGTCCCCGGGAGGAGGAAGTGAGATGGGAGAACACAGCCCCGTTAAGAGTTTTTTACAAAGCCAGCTGTCCCCACCCAGGGTGGCTCTGAGAGAGGAGGTATACCCAGGACCTCTGAGTTACCCCtcctgagggcagagggaggtgtGGTCTTTACAAAACCAACTCCTTCCAGCCGTTGGTCGAGGGCTGCGCCCAATACTGGGTGGCAACAGTTGGTGGGGGTGCACAAGTGGGTTCTAGCAGGAACCAACAAGAGAGCCGTGATAAAACACCTTGCAGGCAGATGAAAGCCCACTGCTGTGCAGAGACCCCATGACAATGACCTTGAGGGGTACGGAGCTGACCATGACAGGATTGGTCACACCGTTGTCTCCACCTGCTATCCCCTCTGCATTTCGCCTACTCTAGCCCCCTACCGCAGGCAGTTCTGCCATGGACGTCCGCGTGCCTGGACTTGTGCCAGAATTTTGGGGGAGTGTACACCTCGGAACACACTTGCTATCTTGGATGGCACATCTCTGTTTCCTCTGAGCGAGAAATCCTGATTCCTCCCCCAGGGAAGGCTGCCCATTCCACCATCTCTCCCTCCGTGCTGAAGGCACCTGCGAGCTCAAACATTAATCTCAGTCTCCTCCCGCCTTATAGATGGGATggtagaggcccagagagggcagcaGATGCCCCCAGACTGACCCAGGAGGCCAGCATGGGTGGGTGAGTTGGGTGGGGGTTCTGTCCACACACTGTCATAGGCCAGGCAACTAATACACATCCTACAGCTCATATGCTTTGTGACTCCCGGGCTACAAGCCCAGAAGGCTGCAGTGAGCGTGTCTTTGTCGACTGGAAGAGAGCCCACCCATGGCCCAGGTGGGTGCTATGACCTCATGTGTGATCagggaggacactgaggctcagagaggactGGGAGATTCATCCCAAGGACACAGTTAGAAGGGCCAGGCCAAGGGCTAATACCCAGACCTAATGAGTTGGCAGTGGTCCCTCTCGAGAGCCCCAAGGTAAGGGTTCTAATATTTACCAAGCCTCACCCACCTGCTGCAGGCCAGGCACTTCTTAGAGAAGTGAGGGGACATGCCCAGGGTCTCACAGTTAAGATGTGGGACAGCGGTACTTGAACCTGGATCTGTCTAACCCTTGAACCAGGACTAAGGTCAATACTTAACCATGCTCCTTCCCATCATATTGCTCAGCCTTCTTCAGCCCCAGCCTCTACTCTTCCCACTGCCTTCCTCACCCCAGCTCTTAGCTTTCTTCTGAGGCAGGGCTGtgcatctgtctctctctgctccgGTGTGGCTGTTCCCCAGCCCGCCATGGGGCCAAGATAGCTCCTCTGGCCTGGTGATGGCATCTCCCAAGagaatttcatttctcttatccTGAGACTGCCCCCAAGCAACTCTGAAAGTGCCAGGTACAGACCAATGTTCCAGCCATTTACAGCCCAAGTAAATGCTTTCACTCTGGGGAGGCCATAAAGGTTCAATTTCTGGCCCTCAGATGTATTGGCTATGTGACCTCGGGCCAGacacttaccctctctgggcctctgttccTTCATCTGTGAAACAAGCCTGATACAGAAGGTACTTGGTGGAGTGCCCTGCACCTGGGAGGTCCTCCATAAATGGGCGTGTTGGTGATAATGGTAGTGATCCCTGCAGTGGCAATGGGACTGTTTACAGTATTAGTATTATTCATGGCTATTGTCTCATTGCTCATGTTGGGATTAGCAGACACTTCAAAGAGATAATAACCAGAAATGGAGATCCAGATTGCtcatgtgacttgcccaagatccccCCACCCTGGGCAAATTAGGGGGAAAACTGGGATCTAAGCCAAGACTCCAGCCCCCAGACTAATGAGCAGAAACACCTTCCCCTCCTCTGACAACATCCCTCCCGCTCCTGTCCCCTTGGCTTGctctcagagagggagggaggcaggtagatggggaagatgggaaggaagggaaaggtgCGGGTGATGCAGGGAGAGCTGAGAGTTACCCATTAGAGCAGGGAGGGTGAGTGTTGGGGTGCAGGCACAAACCACTCCAAAGGGAAGGCAAGACCCTGCTTCAACCACTGAGCAGCAAATATTTACTACCCCGCCTTCAGTGACCCCTCGACCTCTCCTGGGAGGACTGGGCATGATGCCCTTCCCTGCACCTCAGCCCTCAGCTCAGCCCCTCAAACACACTCATCGACAAACACAGAGAGAGTTACGCCACAGCCCAGCACAGCAAGGGCCTCCAGAGAATAACCAGAGGAAGGATGTGGGACGACTTGGTGCCTCAGACAGTCCTTGGAGAATATCCAGAACGTCACTTAAATATCACTAAATCGTCAAGTGCCAGTTACTGAGTTTTCAACTTCCCTTCATTCCTTCTCATCAAGAAGAAAGTCCCTGCTGGAGATAATCAGTCTCAAACAACTTTCAAACATCTGCCAACCTCTCccatttttaatacataaataaaataattaattaattatgatttcattttattgagaatGCGTGCACatgagcagtgggcagagggttctgagggagagagggagaatcccaagcagattccactATGAGCgtggagcccggtgtggggctcgatctcacaaccctaagatcatgacctgagccgaaagcaagagtcaggtgctcaactgactgagccacccaggcgccccccaaccttccccctttttaaaaatgatggggAGCTTTGAACAGGCAACAAAGTCTGAGTAAGAATTCAGGAATGTGGTTGCTGTTTCCTTGTATTTATTGTGGTGGTTTTGGTCTACGTTTTGCTGTGATGCTGGTTGTccatttagaattaaaaatgtcttttaatgaaAAACTGAGTTAATTTAAAGCCCCATCGTATCTGCATAATCATAGAGGTGGCTGGAGGGGGAGGCCGTGAGGGAAGGTGGCCTGGGGATAGCCAGCACTGCTGCTGATAACTGGAAGTGAGGCCCAGGAGGGCTGAGCCAGCCCAAGGGCACACATGGTCAAAAGCGGCTGAGCTGCCAGCCAAGCCAAGGACACCCACATGTACTCCCCCGGGCTGGTGCTTTTCAAACCTTGGGCTTCACTTTGGGACTCCAAGTCTGGCTAGAACTTTTTAAACGTGGCAGGAGTCCTAGGCTTGGAGGCCAGCCAGTTCCTCTaccacttcccagctgtgtgacctggaacaAGGAACTCCattgctctgggcctcagtttctccatctataaaaacAGATTGGACGTCCCAGGGGCTAGGGAGCAGGGGTTTAACCACTGAACAGGGGATGTAGAAAGAAGCAgacggaccacatcttcccttTCCCAACACTGTGACCTTGGGGAGACTGCCTCACTTTGCAGTCTCCCCAAGGGACTGGGGGTTACTGGGAAGGTTCAAGGGGGATAGAATGCTTGTGTGTGTctcagggggagggagagagaagcctggGCAGGGAGGTCAGGATTACAGTGCAGAGACATTTTATTCCCAGGATTAGAAAATCCCAGTGGCTGCTAGCCAGCAGGTAAGATGCAGCCCCTCGAGGGAGggagatggaattttttttttattcctacacCAAAATCAGCCTCTCCTAGGGGGTTGGCAGGATCCCGAGAGGTGTAATTCCAGCCAGGAAGCTGGAGAGCCCAGAGCCGACTGAGACCTGTGATTTTGCTCTCTCCAACTGCCCCTGTGACTCTCCAGGCGTTTCTGACCTTGAAAAGTGTTTTGTTCTCCAGATAATGTGCTCAATGTCACCTGGGAAAATCACGCCGACCGTCCAGGTGCCCAGAAACCTAAAGAGGCATTATAACCTGAAACCACATCCGGGCAGGCTCCAAGTAGCTGGAATCCACCTAAGGGAAGCTTGAAAGGGACTGAGCCTTTTCTCCTCCTGCCGCCCCCTGGCAAACACGTGCCTTGCTTCTCCCGGTGCTCTTATTAAGTGTTCTTATCAGAGTTCCCatattcactttaaatatatttatttatttatttatttatttatttatttatttatttgagagcgagcaagagagagatagggagagctTACATGGGCAGGGGGttgggacagaggcagaggcagaagcagactccccccactgaacaggaagcccaatgcaggactccatcccacaaccctgggatcatgacctgagtcaaaggcagatgcgcaacactgagccacccaggagccccagagttCCCATTTGTACAGAAGACAAAAGGAAGCCTTGGGAAGTAAGTGGTAAACCAGGAAGTAAGTATAAGCAGGCACTCAAACACTCAGGCAACTGGTCTTCTGACTCTGTGCCTGATCCCCAAGTGGTATTTAGAAGTTAGTTTAAAAGTCAgatacaagggcgcctgggtggctcagtgggttaagccgctgccttcagctcaggtcaggatctcagggtcctgggatcgagtcccgcatcgggctctctgctcagcagggagcctgcttccctctctctctctctgcctgcctctccatctacttgtgatttctctctgtcaaacaaacaacaacaacaaaaaaaatctttaaaaaaaaagaaaagtcagataCAAACGCAGCAGCTTCCTGGGTGCTCCACCCTTCTGGCATGGTCCACCCTCCCACCTGACCTGGCCAGGGGGCATGCATGGTCCCAAAGGAGCCACAGTCAGTCACAGAAGGCAGAGCCATGGGACATAGGAGGCTAGAGGTGACTACCACTGCTTTCATGTGCCCCCACAGCcatgtccctttctctttcctggctTCCATGTCCTTATCTGTTAACCAAAGGGGtaggtcatttattcattcaacttcTATGTGCCCAGTCCAATGTGACCTTCATGGATACAATAGTGAACAGAACACACTCAATGCCCTCTAGGAACTTAGGGTTTTGTGGACAAGACAAACAGGAAATAATAATATagtctgtctgtctatccattcatccaaccatctagtcaacaaacatgtattgagTATCTGTTACATTCCAGGTAATGTTCTAGGTGTTGCAGATTTAATAGTgaggaaaacagataaaactgctgtcctcacagagcttatactccagaaggaaaacaagacagTAAAGGTATAGACAAGTCCGTGTATAAGATGTTGGATATTAATAGATgtcatacagaaaaatgaagcagggaaggcagatgctgagtGATCAGAGAGGTCATGGAAAGCCATGAGAAGATAACCTTTGGGCAAGAGCTGTAGGAGCCGTAGGAGGACGGGTTTGTGGGGGAGAAATAGTCCAGGCAGCAGGAGATGTAGGAGCAAAGACCCTGTGGTGAGCATGAACTTGGCaagtttcaggaagaaaagaagctGGGGAAAGTGGGGGGAATGGAGAGCCCTGTTGGCAATGGAGAtctttggattttaattttttagtgagATGCAGAATCCACGGACAGGCCTGAGCAGGAGTGTGACAACCAATCTTGTGTTTTCAAAAGATCACTcgggggtacccgggtggctcagttggttaagtgtgtaactcttttttttttttttttttaaagattttagttatttatttgatagagagatcacaagtagacagagaggcaggcagagagagagggggaagcaggcttcctgctgagcagagagcccgatgcggggcttgatccaaggaccctgggatcatgacctgagccaaaggcagaggctttaacccactgaaccacccaggcgccccaagtgtgtaactcttgatttcagcttaggtcatgagatgggaccctgtgtcaggttccatgctgggtttggaggctgtttgagattctctctctcaccctctgcttctcccctatGGTGGACCAGataggtgggcagagagggagggaagaggaaagggggagagcCTGGATCCATGTTCAAAGCCAAAGGTCAAGCCAACTGAAAGTGTTTAGGGATTAGGCAGAGTGTTAGGATGCCTCCAGGACTCTTTCCCTTGGTTCTGGGGATGGGGGAGCTGCCACTGCTGATTTGGGGAAGCTCTGGGAGAGGCCGGTTTGCTAGGGGAGGAAGAAGGATCTGAACATGATGCAGCCTAAGTCAAGTTTCAGATGTGCATTTTGCCAAACCTGTCAGTCAATAGACATTGGACAGGCATTGCTTCAGGCCAGGAGAAATCCCAGAGTAATGTTGGGCACAAATACCTAGGAGGGGTCCCTGATCcagccagggggtgggggtggggggcaggtgatGTCCAGGCTGAGATCTGATGGGCCAGCTGGGACTGGGGAGAACCTTGACTTGcacccttttctcttcctcccagcTACACAGCCAGCTAAGCCAGATTTCTGCTTCTGGTCTAGGCTCTGTTACAAGTTTGGCGGTGTGAGCTAGGAAAATGATGCAATGCAGTgtccctgagtctcagtttcccatTGCAACGGGCTGAATGTGTGAGTGCCcccaaattcgtatgttgaaatcctCACCCCCAAGGTCATGGTATTAAGAGGTGAGGTCTTCGGGACGTGATGAGTTCATGCACGTCCTCATGAAGGTATTTGTGCTTTcttaaaagagaccccagagagctccatCTCCcgttctgccatgtgaggacacagcaagaaggtggccgtGGGGAAACTAGCAAGTGGGCTCTccccagacaccaaatctgcctgCGTCTTTATGGAATTCTCAGCCTCCAGGCCTGGGGgaaatacatgtttgttgttGATAAGCCTCTCAGTCTGTGGTGCCTTGTTAGAATCGCCTGAGCAGACCAAACCTACCTACAAAAGGATGGCCATACTCTAGACCAATGGGACTTACCTTTGGGAGGTGACAGATTCCTTTGAAAATATGATTTGAAACTATAGATGCCTTCCCCATGCAGGCttacgtgtacacacacacacacacacacacacacacacacacgggcatgCTATTATGCtatttcaggggtacctgggccCCTGAAGCTCACTATGGCCCCTAGAAaacactttcttctctccccttttctgaTTCTTCCCTCCAGACTTACCACACTGCAAACTTTCCAACGAGGCCTCTTACTGCTCAGTCTCCAGCTTTGAGAACATAAGTCTGTGACCTTGTAGAATGTCTCCTTCCCTTGGAAGGAAACATTCAGGTTGGTGACTAAAGCCCAGGTGGGTGATAAGCTGGtctgagttgtgtgtgtgtgcatgtgcgtgtgcgtgtgtgtgtgtgttgtgtgtgtgtttcttcccaGTTCCTTAAATCAATAGTCTTCCACCTCGGGCTACTAGATGGGCTGGGCAAAGAGGGAAAAGCCAGCCCCAGATCAGAATGTGGTAAGGTATGGTGTTTCCTGAGTAGGAGAAGGCATGAATAGGGATTAACTGGTCTACAGTTAAACACCAGTTGTTGAAATTCTTGGCACTGTGCTCTCCTTTCTGCCTTGCTAATTCTCATCCAGGGAACCAATTTACATATTTCCCTGGGACCTGAGGATCTTCTCTGCAGGCTGTGAACATCCAAAAAGAGGGCACTGGGTCATAAAATCTTTATCCTTAGCATCTGACATAAGACTTGGCACAGATAGGTGCTCATCTTATCTTTTGCTGTAAGTGATGGAAGTACAACTCCAACTGGCTCAAGTAGAAATGAGAAATTCACTGGCTTCCCTAACTAAAAATCTTATGATCAGCTTCAGGCACAGTGGGATCCAGGTGAACAGCCAATATCTTCAGGACCTCTTTCCTCCCACCTCTCAGCTCTGTTTTCTGCCGGGCTGGCTTCACTCTCAGGCAGATTCTCTCACAGTGTTGGCTCCTGGCTGACCTTCTGAGGCCATAGGAAAGCAATCCAAGAAAAGAAAGCTTCTCTTTGCACATAGTTGCTGCATATGTCGTGAGGAATTCTCAAGGGAGAAGCTCAGGTCACATGCCCATCTATGGGCATGTTCTGCTTGGCCAGACCCAAGTCCTGGGCCCTAGGATTGGAGGACAGGGTTGGGGACTGGGGATAGGGTAGGCAGGTCACAAGGTTCATCCCACTGGAACTATATGGACGGGGTGACGGGATGGTTTCTAGGAGGAAAACCAAGGTTAGCCGAGAATG contains these protein-coding regions:
- the LHFPL7 gene encoding LOW QUALITY PROTEIN: LHFPL tetraspan subfamily member 7 protein (The sequence of the model RefSeq protein was modified relative to this genomic sequence to represent the inferred CDS: deleted 1 base in 1 codon) produces the protein MAGSIWAALGLSLACISALSLISPAWFQSHTFSFGILTYCSWPRGDSWNQSCGTFRSLDDIPDFAWKVSAAILLGGWLLLAFNAVVLLLSWALAPKGLCPRRGSGPMPGVQAAAATSITVGLLVFPISLASPFAKEACGASSVYHGGQCQLGWGYVTAILSAVLASFLPMIGWPRMTKVQGKIILFSGDTEKIILMPEMSK